One genomic window of Cercospora beticola chromosome 5, complete sequence includes the following:
- a CDS encoding uncharacterized protein (CAZy:GH95), whose protein sequence is MRPLTSVLHISTLLTTQLVSAQYDPSQTLRFGTPADGQSVLVVGNGRLGGNVFGDINEQLWLNEDTIWSGLYQRRVNPNAKEAWPRVRDDLVQNKFASAGNDALANMTPDPDLVRHYQPAGHLNIFTNGDGSQMQDYNRILDISTGRVNINYTYQGIDFTREVFASYPDQVIGVRWRASAPFSATIYYERDQNIHQKLATTDNNEYKFYLQGGSDPSPGQLDFNIEGRLVPVDGSVSIVNGNAFQLDNTRGFDIFTDIQTTYRYPDSNERAEKAASNVAAAVAKGYDSVRSAAISDYQNLYQRVSVDFGTTSSNLGQQTTDGRLQAYRNDPNSDPQLTALGFNMGRYLFIGSSRKGYKPLPPNLQGLWNTNYDPPFGSRFTVNINTQMLDWPAGPTNLADEMLEPFFGLLDVSRTGGREQASDMYGLTGFVMHHNADAWGDVAPNDNGTEYTHWPMGAAWLGTHLLEYYRFTGDSTFLEQTTLPWLVEAAEFFYAWLFDYEGYLTTATSLSPEHGFYIPNGAEGAGQETGIDIGTSMDRQLLAQFFSDIIEGYTAIGQSGDDQVTKAKDALAKIKPPEIGSYGQILEWRNEYNEAEPGHRHLSPLFGLFPGSAMTPLVNNTLAQASQVLLKHRLDAGSGSTGWSRSWFINCFARLYQGNDAWTNAQRTIQSFFGVNMLDTLEGPYSPFQQDGNHGFVSGITEMLLQSHASVIHILPAQTSNARTGSVKGLIGRGGFKVDISWNSGGGLSQATVISQRGSELALRLNNGQNFQVNGQSYSGPIGTEAGQSYVITPA, encoded by the exons ATGAGGCCCCTTACTTCTGTTCTACACATCTCGACGCTTCTGACGACACAGTTGGTGTCTGCTCAATATGATCCATCGCAAACTCTTCGCTTCGGCACGCCTGCTGATGGTCAGTCGGTGCTCGTCGTGGGCAACGGGCGTTTAGGAGGCAACGTTTTTGGCGATATTAATGAGCAACTCTGGCTGAACGAGGACACCATCTGGTCAGGTCTGTACCAGAGACGCGTCAATCCAAATGCAAAGGAAGCATGGCCACGAGTCCGCGACGACTTGGTTCAGAACAAGTTTGCCTCCGCCGGCAATGATGCGCTAGCCAACATGACCCCAGACCCAG ACCTTGTCAGACATTACCAGCCAGCCGGACATCTGAACATCTTCACAAATGGGGATGGTTCGCAGATGCAGGACTATAACCGTATCCTCGACATCTCCACTGGAAGGGTCAACATCAACTACACGTATCAAGGAATTGACTTCACTCGCGAGGTCTTTGCGAGCTACCCGGACCAGGTCATCGGTGTTCGCTGGCGCGCAAGTGCCCCATTCAGCGCCACTATCTATTACGAGCGCGATCAGAACATCCACCAGAAACTAGCCACGACAGACAACAATGAATACAAGTTCTATCTCCAAGGAGGCAGCGATCCGAGTCCTGGCCAGCTGGACTTCAACATCGAAGGTCGCTTGGTACCGGTGGACG GCTCCGTTTCAATCGTCAACGGAAACGCATTCCAGCTGGACAACACTCGCGGCTTTGACATCTTTACTGACATTCAGACGACCTATCGATATCCCGACAGCAATGAGAGAGCCGAGAAGGCTGCTAGTAACGTGGCTGCTGCAGTCGCCAAAGGCTATGATTCTGTACGGAGTGCAGCCATCTCGGATTACCAGAACCTGTACCAGAGAGTATCGGTCGATTTTGGAACTACTTCCTCAAATCTGGGGCAGCAGACGACCGACGGGCGCCTGCAGGCCTACCGTAACGATCCCAATAGTGACCCGCAGTTGACCGCTCTTGGGTTCAACATGGGCCGTTACCTTTTCATCGGCAGCTCACGAAAGGGCTACAAGCCGCTTCCACCGAATCTTCAGGGTCTCTGGAACACCAACTATGATCCACCATTTGGCAGTCGATTCACAGTGAATATCAATACGCAGATGCTGGACTGGCCAGCGGGACCTACCAATCTTGCCGACGAAATGCTTGAGCCATTTTTCGGCCTTCTCGATGTGTCGCGCACAGGCGGTCGCGAGCAAGCTTCAGATATGTACGGGTTGACTGGCTTTGTCATGCATCACAATGCTGACGCTTGGGGTGACGTTGCGCCCAATGACAATGGCACCG aatatactcACTGGCCCATGGGTGCAGCCTGGCTCGGAACACATCTGCTAGAGTACTATCGTTTCACTGGTGACAGTACATTCCTGGAACAGACGACTCTGCCATGGCTAGTAGAAGCTGCAGAGTTCTTTTACGCATGGTTGTTTGATTATGAAGGATACTTGACCACTGCAACCAGCCTCAGTCCGGAACATGGCTTTTACATCCCGAACGGCGCAGAGGGGGCAGGCCAAGAAACTGGCATCGACATTGGCACTTCTATGGACCGACAGTTGCTAGCTCAGTTCTTCAGCGACATAATTGAGGGCTATACTGCCATCGGCCAATCAGGCGACGACCAGGTCACCAAAGCGAAAGATGCACTGGCGAAGATCAAGCCACCAGAGATCGGTTCTTATGGTCAGATCCTCGAGTGGCGTAATGAATACAATGAAGCAGAGCCTGGACATCGCCATCTATCTCCCTTGTTCGGTCTGTTCCCAGGCTCTGCAATGACCCCATTAGTAAACAACACGCTTGCACAGGCTTCCCAAGTTCTCCTCAAGCATCGCCTCGATGCAGGCTCTGGTTCCACTGGATGGTCGCGGTCGTGGTTCATCAATTGCTTCGCCAGACTGTATCAAGGCAATGACGCCTGGACCAACGCTCAGCGTACTATTCagtccttcttcggcgtcaaCATGTTGGACACTCTTGAAGGTCCGTACTCACCCTTCCAGCAAGATGGCAATCACGGATTTGTAAGCGGCATTACGGAAATGCTGCTCCAAAGTCACGCCAGCGTTATCCACATTTTACCCGCGCAAACCTCCAATGCTCGAACCGGGTCCGTTAAGGGTCTGATAGGACGTGGCGGATTCAAAGTCGATATCAGCTGGAATTCCGGAGGCGGTTTGAGTCAGGCAACGGTCATCTCGCAACGAGGCAGTGAGTTGGCACTGCGCCTCAACAATGGCCAAAACTTTCAAGTCAATGGTCAGTCATACTCTGGGCCGATCGGCACCGAAGCTGGACAGTCATACGTTATCACTCCGGCTTAG
- a CDS encoding uncharacterized protein (MEROPS:MER0213595) produces MSEKPPHFVLIHGACHRAWHWHLLEAKLKASGCSVSTIDLPSCNADKEKLVVSGALRLDIEAIKTFLENLASTSDRIIPVFHSYSGAPGGDAVAEMSSAAKSKIERLVYLTAIAAQPGGTVAGIPNGEGMNINVEGHIADLLLCTSCLYDPDVTDQKLVDDAVSHLVPMSIAAAIEPTQHAPWKQFPCTYIFTTEDLCLPYASQKGMLEVMSDEERKGWKTVTMKAGHSPMLANPDELAKVLLEIAVSSVS; encoded by the exons ATGTCGGAAAAACCGCCGCATTTCGTACTCATCCACGGCGCCTGTCATCGAGCCTGGCATTGGCATCTCCTTGAAGCAAAATTGAAAGCATCAGGCTGTTCTGTCTCGACCATCGATCTCCCATCATGTAATGCCGACAAAGAGAAACTTGTTGTCTCCGGAGCTTTGCGATTagacatcgaagccatcaaGACATTTCTCGAGAACCTCGCCTCAACATCCGATAGGATAATCCCGGTCTTCCACAGCTACAGTGGCGCACCAGGAGGCGACGCAGTCGCAGAAATGAGCTCAGCAGCGAAGTCAAAAATTGAGAGGTTGGTCTATCTGACTGCCATTGCTGCACAGCCAGGTGGGACTGTTGCGGGGATTCCGAATGGAGAAGGGATGAACATCAACGTCGAA GGCCACATCGCCGACCTCCTCCTCTGTACGTCCTGTCTCTACGATCCAGACGTCACAGACCAGAAGCTGGTTGACGACGCCGTGAGCCATCTCGTTCCAATGTCAATTGCCGCGGCGATAGAGCCTACTCAGCACGCGCCTTGGAAGCAATTCCCTTGCACGTATATTTTCACGACCGAGGACTTGTGTCTTCCATATGCTTCGCAAAAAGGCATGCTAGAGGTGATGAGCGACGAGGAGAGGAAAGGATGGAAG ACCGTGACGATGAAGGCCGGCCACAGTCCGATGTTGGCGAACCCAGACGAGTTGGCGAAAGTGTTGCTGGAGATTGCGGTGTCCAGTGTTTCTTGA